The proteins below come from a single Rosa rugosa chromosome 2, drRosRugo1.1, whole genome shotgun sequence genomic window:
- the LOC133729689 gene encoding protein STRUBBELIG-RECEPTOR FAMILY 3-like: MGFRRWGICMHVFFVGFVVIQSMESSVVALTDPIDVAAVNSLYVNLGYPPLQGWLLVGGDPCGENWQGVICVFANVTALKLSSANLGGQLGDSLQTFGSIIEIDLSNNHIGGNIPILLPPTVRNVSLSNNQLTGSIPGGLASLSQLMELSLDNNHISGEIPDAFQLLNSLTRLDLSSNNLTGQLGPSLGNLSSLTTLYLQNNHLTGTLDVLQDLPLQDLNIENNLFSGPIPAKLLTIPDFRKEGNPFNTTILPSPPAPAPVASLIASAPSSGAGVENPANGPSPLPILISHRTGKSLITKPLTWIAIGGVSLVLLLILCGLVRCFKAKSDNKKAKRHDISAYKLPTENTKYTQSSLEEGLQMEKVPEEAILKPLDGYGAESIRMGMMAKPQKQKKTDVKSTESSMHRKDHGINMTDTDEEFLPPPPPPFFLSKKDTVNPVGPATTSRLKSPNPSSVKVFTIASLQQYTNSFSAENFIGAGMLGSVYRAKLPDQKLLAVKKLDSTACSQQSDEEFLELVSNISEIRHANIVELVGYCAEHDQRLLVYKYCRNGTLHDALHTDDEIHQKLSWTVRIRVALGAARALEYLHAVCQPPIVHHNFKSANLLLDEKLEVHVSDCGLAPLITSPSLAGHLLTAYGSSAPEFDSGCYTHQSDVYSFGVVMLELLTGRKAYDRSRPRGEQYLVRWAVPKLHDIDALSRMVDPSLNGAYTMKSLSRLADIISSCIHREPEFRPPISEIVQELLQMT; encoded by the exons ATGGGGTTTAGGAGGTGGGGGATATGCATGCATGTCTTCTTTGTTGGGTTTGTGGTGATTCAGAGTATGGAGTCTTCTGTTGTTGCATTGACTGACCCAATAGATG TTGCTGCAGTGAATAGCTTATATGTTAATCTAGGCTATCCACCTCTTCAAGGGTGGCTTCTTGTTGGAGGAGACCCCTGTGGGGAGAACTGGCAAGGTGTTATTTGTGTCTTCGCGAATGTAACAGCACT AAAGCTTAGTAGTGCCAACTTGGGAGGACAACTGGGTGATAGCTTGCAGACCTTTGGGTCAATAATAGAAAT AGATTTGAGCAATAATCACATTGGAGGGAATATTCCAATACTTTTGCCTCCGACTGTCAGAAACGT TTCTCTATCAAATAATCAGCTTACTGGAAGCATCCCAGGTGGTTTGGCATCATTATCTCAGTTGATGGAATT GTCATTAGATAATAACCATATCAGTGGAGAAATACCAGATGCCTTTCAACTGCTTAATAGTTTGACGAGATT GGATCTGTCCAGTAATAATTTAACAGGTCAACTAGGTCCGTCATTGGGGAATTTGTCATCTCTTACCACATT GTACCTGCAGAACAATCACCTGACTGGAACCCTTGATGTGTTACAGGATCTTCCTCTACAGGATCT GAATATTGAAAATAATCTATTCTCTGGGCCAATACCAGCAAAGTTGCTGACCATTCCAGATTTCAG AAAAGAGGGAAATCCTTTCAACACCACTATTCTTCCATCACCTCcagcaccagcaccagtagCTTCATTGATAGCTAGTGCACCTTCTTCTGGAGCAGGAGTAGAGAATCCGGCTAACGGGCCCTCTCCACTACCAATACTTATTTCTCATAGAACTGGAAAATCCTTGATAACTAAGCCGCTCACTTGGATTGCAATTGGAGGGGTTTCATTAGTTCTGTTATTGATTTTGTGTGGACTAGTGAGATGTTTCAAAGCAAAGAGTGACAACAAGAAAGCAAAGAGGCATGACATTAGTGCATATAAGCTTCCTACAGAGAATACCAAATACACTCAATCTTCACTTGAGGAAGGTCTTCAAATGGAGAAAG TTCCAGAAGAGGCCATTTTGAAACCACTGGATGGATATGGAGCGGAGAGCATCAGAATGGGTATGATGGCAAAAccacaaaaacagaaaaagactGATGTGAAAAGTACTGAAAGTTCAATGCATAGGAAAGATCATGGGATTAACATGACAGACACGGATGAAGAATTTTTGCCGCCGCCACCTCCCCCATTTTTCCTCAGTAAGAAGGATACTGTAAATCCTGTTGGTCCTGCTACCACAAGCAGGCTGAAGAGTCCAAACCCAAGCTCTGTAAAAGTCTTTACTATTGCATCACTTCAGCAGTATACCAATAGCTTTTCTGCAGAAAATTTTATTGGAGCAGGCATGCTTGGCAGTGTTTATAGGGCTAAGCTTCCTGATCAAAAG CTTTTAGCAGTCAAGAAACTGGACAGTACAGCTTGCAGCCAGCAGAGTGATGAGGAATTTCTTGAACTAGTGTCTAATATCTCTGAAATTAGACATGCTAACATTGTGGAACTAGTGGGTTACTGCGCGGAGCACGACCAACGGCTACTTGTGTATAAGTATTGCAGAAATGGGACTCTCCATGATGCACTGCATACTGATGATGAAATTCACCAGAAACTCTCATGGACTGTGCGCATCCGTGTGGCACTTGGAGCAGCAAGAGCTCTTGA GTATTTGCATGCGGTCTGTCAACCACCAATTGTGCACCACAATTTCAAGTCTGCCAATCTTCTTCTTGATGAAAAGCTTGAAGTGCATGTCTCAGACTGTGGTTTGGCTCCTCTGATAACATCTCCCTCT TTGGCTGGACACCTCCTCACTGCCTACGGTTCTTCAGCCCCAGAATTTGATTCAGGATGTTATACTCACCAAAGTGATGTCTATAGCTTTGGAGTTGTAATGTTAGAGCTCCTTACAGGGCGAAAAGCCTATGACAG GTCAAGGCCTCGTGGTGAGCAATATTTGGTCAGGTGGGCAGTTCCTAAGCTTCATGACATTGATGCATTGTCAAGGATGGTTGATCCCTCTCTAAATGGAGCTTATACAATGAAGTCTTTGTCACGTTTGGCAGATATTATTTCCTCTTGCATACAT CGAGAGCCAGAATTCCGACCACCTATATCTGAAATTGTCCAAGAACTCCTGCAAATGACTTAG